The stretch of DNA TCGTCTGCCGGGTCGTTCACGCTGGCGTGGGGGGCGAGCGTGGAGCGCGGGCGCGTGAGCTGCCGGGGTGCGGCGTTCAGCATGGGGGACCAGCTCGGGGTGTGCCTGTACGCGGGGCCGGAGGATCTGGAACGGCTGGGGCGTGGGGAGATCAGGAGAGGTGGCTCTGAGGCTCCAGTTTGTTCGACAAGGGTATAACCAAGTTATACTCAACCCATGAAAACTGCCATCTCCCTTGACGACCAGACCTTCGCCGAGGCCGAGGCTCTGGCGCAGAAACTCCGTCTCACCCGGAGCGAGCTGTACCGGGCGGCCCTGCGCGAGTATCTGGCCCGGCATAGCGGCGAGGATGTGACGGCGGCCCTCGACCGCGTGTATGGGGCAGGCGGCGAATCAGAAGATGACGTGCGGCGCGAGGCGGCCCGGCGCACCTTCGAGGCGAACGAGTGGTGACCTCACGGGGCGAGATCTGGTGGGCGGACCTGGGGGAACCCGTGGGCAGCCGTCCGGCCTTCATCCGCCCGGTGTTGGTGCTCCAGGCCGACAGCTTCAACCGGAGCCGCATCGCCACCGTCATCGTCGCCGTGATGACCAGTAACCTCGCGCTGGCTGAAGCGCCAGGCAACGTCCTTCTAGAAACCCACCGCACACGTCTTCCCAAAGACAGCGTGGTGAACGTCTCGGCGCTGGTCACGCTGAACAAGCCCGAACTCACCGAACGGGTCTCCGAACTCAGCATCACGGCCATGCAAGAGGTCGAGGCCGGGCTACGGCTGGTGTTGGGGCTGTAGGCCGAGCCTCCCCTATCCTCCCCCCATGCCCCCTTCCCGTTCCCAGATTCGCCCCGGCCTTACTGTGGACATCGTGCAGAAGCAGGACCAGCCCACGGGCAAGCTCACGCGCGGCGTGGTCGCGGCGCTGCTCACCAAGTCGCCCACCCACCCGCACGGCATCAAGGTGCGGTTGACCTCCGGGCAGGTGGGGCGGGTGCAGGTGGTCGTGGGCGCGGAAGGCTAGGCGCCCGCCCAGGCCCGCAGCAGCGGCACCACGTCGGCGGGGCTGCCCACCCGGTACTCGGCGGCGGTCTCGCCCTCCCCCACCTTGACCGTCACGCCGCCCAGCGCCCGCAGCCGCACGAAGCCTTCCTCGTCGGTCACGTCGTCGCCCAGGAAAACGGGAAGGTGATCGGGGTGCATCCCCGCCAGCCGCCCCGCCGCGCGGCCCTTGCCGAAGCCGCCGGGCCGGAACTCGCGCACCTTCTTTCCGGCGATGGCCTCCCAACCGGGGGGGAGGGGGATGGCAGCAAGGGCCGCTTCCACCTCGGCCTGCTGCTCCCCCGGCACCTCACGGAAGTGGACGGCCAGGGTCCAGCCCTTGTCCTCCAGGCGCAGGCCAGGCACGTCGGGCAGCCAAGCGGCGATCTCACGCAGGGGGCGCGGGTCGGGGGTGGACAGGTCCTCGCCGGGCCACTCCATCCCGTGCAGGCCGACCACCGGAAGGTCGGGGAGGTTGAGGAAGGCGTGAACCTGTTCCGCTCGGCGCCCGGTCACGACGGCCGCGCGGTGCCGCCCCGCCGCGAGCAGCCGCGCCAGCGCCTCCCGCGCTCCCGGCTCCGGCCACGCCTGCTCCGGGCGGGGGACGGTGGGGGCCAGGGTGCCGTCGTAGTCGGCCAGGACGAGCAGCGGGCGCTCGCCCAGGGTCAGCAGGTCGGGGGGCAGGCTCATGCTCCGGCCAGCTCCCGCACGAAGCCGTCGGTCCAGGCTTTCAGGTCACTTCCATGCAGGCGCCCCCGCAGCCGCTGGAGCCGGGCTTTTTTCTCGTCCAGAGGCATGTTCAGGGCCTGGAGGAACGCTTCCGCCAGCCCTTCGGGGCTGTAGGGGTTGACCTGCACCGCTTCGGGGAGTTCGTCGGCGGCCCCAGCGAAGCGCGAGAGGATCAGCACGCCGTCGCGTGAGCAGGCCAGGAACTCCTTGGCGACGAGGTTCAGGCCGTCGCGCAGGGGCGTGACGACCATCACGTCGGCGGCGCGGTAGTGGGCCACCAGTTCGTCCCGGCCCATGCCCCGGTAGATGTACTGGATGGGCGACCAGCCGTCCCGCGTGTGCCGGCCGTTGATGCGGCCCACCAGCCCTTCCACCCGCGTCCGCAGTTGGCGGTAGGACTCGACCTGCTCGCGGCTGGGCACCGCGATCTGGAGCAGCGTGACCCGCCCGCGCGCCTCCGGGTGACGGTCCAGAAAGGCGCCGAAGGCCTCCAGGCGCTCGGGAATCCCCTTGGTGTAGTCCAGGCGGTCCACGCCTAGCAGAATCTGGGTCTGGAGCGTGCGGCGGATGCGGTCGGCGGCTTCCTCGACCTCGGGGCTGGCCGCCAGGGTCTCCAGGGCCTCCACCTCGATCCCGATGGGCCGGTCCACCACCCGCGAGACGCGGCCCTGCCAGCGCACCGTGTCCCCCTCCGTCTCGGCGCCCAGCACGTGGCGGCAGGCCGAGAGGAAGTGCCGCACGTAATCGGGCGTGTGCATCCCGATCAGGTCGGCGCCCAGGACGCCGTCCAGCAGCTCGCGGTCCCAGGGCAGGGTGCGGAACACCTCGGAAGACGGCCAGGGGATGTGCCAGAAAAAGCCGATGCGGGCGTTCGGCAGCGCGTCGCGGACCATGCGGGGCACCAGCGCGAGCTGGTAATCGTGAACCCAGATGGCGTCGCCCCCCTGGTCACTCTCCACGGCGGCCTGCGCGAAGCGGCGGTTGACCTCCACGTAGGTTCGCCACTGGGCCGCCTGATAGCTCGTCCGCTCGATAAAGTAGTGGCTCACCGGCCACAGCGCCCGGTTGGAAAAGCCGTGGTAGTACTCGCGCACCTCGGCCTCGCCCAGGCGCACCCGCTTCAGGCGGTAGCGCGGGTCACCCTGGGGCAGGTCCACCTGGGTGATCTCGGGCCGGGCCTCGCCCCAGGCGATCCAGGTGCCGCCCGCGCGCTGCAAGGCCGGGTCTAGCGCCGCCGTCAGTCCACCGATGGAGGGCGTCCAGCGCAGTTCGCCGCCCTCCCCACGCTGGGGCGCGTACGGTTCGCGGTTGGAGACGACGATGAGTCCCATGGTGGTCCTCCCGGCAGGGGGGCGCGCGCCCTCAGCGCAGCAGCGAGGCCCCGCCGTCCACGTACAGCTCGACCCCCGACACGTGGCGGCTGAGGTCGGAGGCCAGGAAGAGGCAGGTGTCGGCCACGTCCACGGGTTCGCCCTCGCCCTCGTTCAGCGCCGGGCTCCCCTCGGGCAGCTCGACCTCGATGCCGAGTTTCTCGGTGCCCTTGTGCTCGGTGCGCTCCTCGATGTTGGTGTGGATCAGCCCCGGGCACACGGCGTTGCAGCGAATCCCGTCGCGGCCCAGTTCCAGCGCGATCATCTTCATAAAGGCGACCTGCCCGGCCTTGGAGGTGCTGTAGGCGCTCGCGCCGGGGCTGGAAAAGGTGCGGTTGCCGTTCACGCTGCTGGTGATGATGATGCTCCCGCCGCCCGCCCGCTTGAGGTGCGGCACCGCGAAGTGGACCGTCAGGTAGGTGCCCCGCAGGTTGATGGCGAGGGTCTGGTCCCACTCGTCGGGCTGAAGCTCGTCGATGGGCGCCCACACCCCGTTGACGCCCGCGTTGGCGAACACGATGTCGAGCCGCCCGAACGCCTGCACCCCGGCTTCCACCGCCCGCCGCACCGAGTCCGCGTCCGACACGTCGCAGTGGACGTAGAGGGCCTGCCCGCCTGCCCCGGTGATCTCGCCCTGCACCTGCTGGCCTTCCTCGTCTTGCACGTCGGCCAGCACCACGCGGGCGCCTTCCTGAGCGAAGCGGCGGGCCGTCCCCGCCCCGATGCCGCTGGCGGCTCCGGTCACCAACGCGACTTTCCCGTTCAACATGCCCATGCTCCCCGCTCCTTTCGGTTTCCAGCGCGCCGCTGCTGCCTGCCGCGCGCCGAACCAGACGGCTGCACACTACCCCCCGCCTCTCGCCGCCGCCTGATAGGGTTCTTGGGCATCCGGTAACCTTCGCCTCTCCCGGCGCGGCCAGTCAGGTGGGGGCGACAGCCTCACTGGGGCAGCCTCATTGGGGCGGGGCCGCCAGAATTCCGCGCGGCGGGCCTGTTCAGCGAGCGGGACCCTCCGGTCCCTGTCCGCCCCGGGATGGCCTCCGGCTGTCAGAACTCCAGCCCGCGCACCCGCGTCTCGATGCGGTAGAGGCTGGTGCTCGCGGTCATGAAGAGGCTGCTTCCCTCCGGCCCGCCGAAACAGAGGTTGGCGACCGTCTCGGGCACCTGGATACGGCCGAGTTCCTCTCCCTCCGAGGACAGGACGTGCACACCGTCCCCGGCGCTGCTCCAGACCCGCCCGGCCCCGTCCACCCGCAGGCCGTCGGTCTTGCCGGGGCGCACGGTGGCCCAGATGCCCCGGTACTCGGCCCCGCCGTCCGGGGTCACCCGGTAGGCGTGGATCTGGCCGTCGTCCCTGCCCGTGTCGGCCAGCAGCAGGAGGCCAGGCGTCTGAAAGGCCAGGCCGTTGGGCATCTTGCGGTCGCGGATGGGGGCACTCAGCGTGCCGTCGGGCGCGAGGCGGTACACGAAGTTGCCGGGCTGCTCCTTCTCGCCGCCGTAGCCCTCCTCGGGCTTGTCGAGGCCGTAGGTGGGGTCGGTGAACCACAGGCTGCCGTCGGGGTGCAGGGCCACGTCGTTGGGGCTGTTCAGGCGCCGGCCCCCAAAGCGGTCGGCCAGGACGGTCCACCCGCCGCCCACCTCCTGGCGCAGCAGCGCCCGCTGGCCGTGCGAGCAGGCGACCAGGCGGCCCTGCGCGTCCAGCGTATGTCCGTTCTGGTGGTCGCTGGGGTGCAGTTCCTCTGCCAGCCGTCCGGCGTCGGTCCAGCGCCAGGTGCGGTTCTGGCGCACGTCGCTGAAGACCACGGCCTGGCGGGAGGGCACATAGGTCGGCCCCTCTGCCCAGGTGAAGTCCCCGGCCAGGCGGGTCAGCTCGGCGCCGGGGGGAAACAGGTCGAGAAACTCGGGGCGGGTCGCAGTCAGGGGGGTCATGCCTGCATTCTGGCCCCTGGGCGCCTCGCTGGGCGGCGCGTGCGCGGCCAGGCGGTCAGGAAGTAGAATACCCCCGGCACAGCGGGGGACAACTGACTGTCACAGGAGTTGCATCCTACTTGTGAAGGGAGTCACGAGAGATGACCGAGCCTGCCGTTTCCTCCCCCACCCTCCACCTGCGCACGCTGGGCGACGCGGCGGTGATGCTGCGCGGGCAGCCGCTGGTGTGGCCTGCCCGCAGCGCCGAGGAACTGCTGTGGTACCTGCACGCGCACCCCGACGGGGCTTACCGCGCCGACCTGCTGGCCGACCTGTGGGGCCTGGACGACGACCCGGCAGCCGCCAACCGCTTCCGGGTGGCGCTGCACCGTCTGAGGGCCGCGCTGGGCCGCGCCGACGCGGTGGCCGAGGTGCGCGGGCGCTACCTGCTGCACCCCGACCTGCTGGCCGCCAGCGACACGGCGGCGCTGCACGCCGGGCTGCGGGCCGCCGACCTGGCCCGCACCGAGGCCGAGCGCGAGGACGCGCTGCGCCGGGCGCTGGCCTGCGTGGACGGCGAGTATCTGCCGCAGGTGCGCGCCGACTGGGTCGAGGGCGCGCGGGCGTACCACCGGGCGGCGCGGGTGCGGGCCTACGTCTCGCTCTCGATGCTGCACTGCGCGCGGCGCGAGTGCCCGCTGGCGGTGCAGACGCTGGGGCGCGCGGTGCAGTCCGATCCCCTGATCGGGGAAGACCACCACCAGCGCCTGATGACCTGCCTGGCCCAGACGCGCGGGCGCTTCGAGGCGGTCGAGCACTACCGCCGCTACCGCCGCTACCTGCGCGACGAGGTGGGCGACACCCCCATGCCGGACACCGTGGAACTCGCCGAGCGCCTCAAGGCGGGCGACCTGGTCTGCCGTGAGGCCGAGCAGCCGGGCTAGGCGCGGGGAAAGGGTCTCCTCCGGCACGCGCCGCCCGCCCGGCCCACTCCTGCCGTGGGCCTGCCCTGACCTGTTGCCCGTAATGCACCCGTAATAGAGGGACGCGAGCCTCGGCGCGAGGAGGTTCATCCTTGCTTGTCGCTGATCTCATGTCCAGTTCTCCCGTGTGTGTCACGCCGGGGCACAGCGTTCCCGACGCGGCGCGGCTGCTGCGCGTGCGGGGCATTCGCCGCCTGCCGGTGCTGGAGGGCCAGCACCTGGTCGGCATCGTGACCGACCGTGACCTGCGCGAGGCCCTGCCCGGCCAGGCGGGCACCCTGAGCCTGTGGGAGGCCACCGCCGCGTCCCCGGGCGTGTGCGTGGGGGACGTGATGCGCCGCAGCGTGGTCACCACCACCCCGGACGCGGACGCGCGGGGCGCCGCCTGCACCCTGCTTCAGCGCCGCATCGGCGGAATGCCGGTCGTGGACCGCTCGGGCGGGGTGGTCGGGATGCTCACCGTGACCGACCTGCTGCGCGACTACGCCTCCGCCCGCCCTCCCGAAGTCCCCTCACCCACCGACCCCGCCCACAGCGGCCCGGAGGCTCCCCTATGACCCGTCCCCCCACCCCGCCTGAGGCCGTGCCGGGCGCCCCCGTGCCGCCCGAGCCGCCGCGCGAGAAAGCGCACGTGGTGCCGCTGGGCACCCTGATGCTGATCGCCGTCCTGCTGCTCTCGATCATCTGGCTGTGGATGCTGGTGCTGGGCATCCAGCAGGGCCGGGCCTGAGCCGATGAGCCGTCCTGCCTCCCCGGCGCCGGTTCCCCGGCTCGAACACCACACGCTGGAGCGCTACGAGAACATCTGGTTCGGCATCGCGGTCGTGATGTCGGTGCTGCTCTTTGTCGCGGTGCTCACCAGCTTCATCAGCGGCACCTACTCGGCCGTTCAGGGCGAGGGCGCCCACCACATCACCGGCGTCACCAACGGGCGGCTCGACCCGCGCAACCTCGCGGCGACGCCCTTTGCCCAGCCGGGCCTGCGCGAGAACCCCGACGGCACGCTGGAAGCCTTCGTGGTATCGCGGGCCTTTGCCTACGACCCGCCGGTGCTGCGCGTGCCCGCCGGGCGCCCGGTCACTATCCACGTGACCTCGGCGGACGTGATGCACGGCTACTACGTCGAGGGCACCAACATCAACGTGAACGTGGTGCCCGGCCAGGTCGCCAGCCTGACCGCCACCTTCCGCCAGCCGGGCGACCACAGCGTGATCTGCAACGAGTACTGCGGCGCCGGTCACCACAACATGCTGGGCCGCGTGGTCGTGGAAACCGCGCAGCCCTGAAAGCCCCCCCAAGTCCCCTGGAGACCCCCCTGTGACGACCTCTCCCCTGCCCACGCGGTCCCGCCCCGCCGCCGCGCCGCCGCCTGGCGCGGCCTCCACCGCCGCGCGGCAAGCGCCGCCCATCGCGGACGCCGCCTACCTCGCCAGCCTGAAAAAAGTCACCCAGTACTACGTCGTGACGGCCTTCCTGGCCCTCTTTGTCGGGGTGCTGATCGGCCCCCTCCAGGCGCTGAACTACGGCGGCATCAACGTCTACGAGCTGCCCATCATCCGCAACCTGCTGAAGTCCTACTACCAGGGTCTCTCGCTGCACGGCGTGCTGAACGCGCTGGTGTTCACCCAGTTTTTCATCTCGGGCTGGATGCTGTACCTGCCGGTGCGTGACCTCGGCATGCGCATCAACATGCGCTTTGCGTGGTTCACCTACGCCCTGATGACCCTGGGGCTGCTGCTGGCCGCCGTGCCGCTGCTCACCAACCGCTCGACGCTGCTGTACACCTTCTATCCGCCGATGCAGGGCGACGCCCTCTTTTACATCGGCGCGGCGATCATGGTGGGGTCGAGCCTGCTGGTCGTCGGGCAGGTCGTCAACATGTGGCTGCGCTGGAAGCGCGAGAACCCCGGCCGGGTCACGCCCCTGGTCGCCTTCATGAGCGTGTCGGTCTGGATGATGTGGGCCGTCGCCTCGCTGGGCATCGTGATCGAGGTCGTGGTGCTGCTGATCCCCTGGTCGCTGGGACTGGTCGGCGGTGTGGACCCGCTGCTCTCCAAGACGCTCTTTTGGTGGACCGGGCACGCCATCGTGTACTTCTGGGTGCTTCCGGCCTACATCTCGTGGTACGCCTTCGTGCCCCGGCACGCGGGGGGCCGCACGGTCTCCGAGCCGCTGACCCGGCTGACTTTCGTGCTGTTCCTGCTCAACAGCGTCCCCGTCGGCCTGCACCACCAGTACTCGGACCCCAACATCTCGGTGCTGTGGAAGACGCTGCACATGTTCCTGACCTTCCTGATCGCGGTGCCCAGCCTGCTCACCGCCTTCAGCGTGACCGCCTCGCTGGAAGACGGCGCGCGGGCCAGGGGCGGGCGCGGCCTGGTGGGCTGGGTGACCAAGCTGCCCTGGGGCAACGCGATTTTCAGCGCGCAGGTGCTGGCGATGATCTCCTTCATCCTGGGCGGCGCGGGGGGCATCGTGAACGCCAGCTCCACCTTTGCAGGCGTGGTCCACAACACCGCCTGGATTCCGGGGCACTTCCACATCACGGTGGGCACCGCCACGACCCTGAGCTTCATGGGGATCGCGCTGTGGCTGATTCCGCACCTCACCGGCAAGCGGCTGCCCAGCATGAGACTCGCGTCGTGGGCGGTGTGGACCTGGTTCGTCGGCATGATGGTCTTCGCGCTGGGGATGCACTGGCAGGGGCTGTACGGGGTGACGCGCCGGGCGCTCGTGAGCGCGACCGCGCAGGACGTGTACCGCGACATGCCCATCGGGCTGCCGGTCGCCTTGACGGCGATCAGCGGCGTGATCCTGCTCGTCAGCGCCATTCTCTACTTCTATGTCCTGTTCAAGATGCTGCTCTCGAAGCGGGTCGACAACGGTGAGGTCAGCGCGCCGATTCCCTACAGCGAGAAGATCAGCCCCGCCGGGGAGAACCTGGCGACGGCGGGCAAGTTGGTCCGCTACACCGAGCCGCTGATGGCGCTGTGGCTGCTGACCCTGGTGCTGGTCCTGATGATGTACGGCCCGGTCCTGGGCCGCATGATCGCCAACCTGCAACTCGTGCCCGGCTGGAGGCTGTACTGATGAGTGAGGACCGTTCCTTCAGCGGGCGCGAGATTGCCGCCGTGCTCACCTTCGTGGTGCTGGCCGGAGCCACCGCCCTGGTCTCGTACCGCTCGGGCCTGAACGTGGCGGGCGGCAGCGGCGGGGCCGAGGTCGCGGCAGCCGTCGCGAGTGCCCCGGTCAACGGGCAGGCGCTGTATGTGGGCAACTGCGCGGGCTGCCACGGCGCCCAGGCGCAGGGCGGCGTCGGCCCCGGCCTGGCGAACAGCGCCGCGTGGTCGGAGGCCGACTTCCAGGCCGCCGTCCTGCACGGCAAGGGGGCGGGCGGGCGCACCCTCGCGCCCGTCATGCCGCGCTTTGCAGAGGCGGGCCTCGACGGCAAGGACGCCACGCCCGAACAGATCGGCGCGATTCACGCCTACGTCAAGGGGCTGTAAGCCTCCCGGACCCCCCAACACGCGGACGCTCCTGGCTGGGGGCGTCCGTTTTCTTGTGGAAAGCGGTGTTCACTGCGTGGTCTGCGTGTAGAGCACGAGCAGGACCAGCCCAACGAGCGCCGCCACCGTTCCCAGTCCGCCCAACACGAAGAGAACGGCCGCGAGGGGCCGCCACGCCGGGTTCCGGTGTGCCTCGCGCCCGGCCAGCCCACCCAGAACCAGCAGCCCCAGGCTGGGAAGGACCAATGTCCAGAAAGTCATCGGCTCCCAGGATAGAGACGGCCAATGGGCGCCCGGCCCCGGTCCCGCCAGGCCGCTCCCGCTACACTCCCCCGGTGACTCCCTCCCCCACCGACCTCCCTGCCCTGCGCGCCGCGCTGCTGGCGTGGTTTGACCGCTCGGGCCGCGCGCTGCCGTGGCGGGTGGGACCGGAAGGCGGGCGCGACCCTTACCGGGTGTGGGTGTCCGAGGTGCTGCTTCAGCAGACGCAGGTGGCGCGCGGGCGGGTGTATTTCGAGCGCTTCATGGAGGCGTTCCCGACGGTGGAGGCGCTGGCCTCGGCGCCCATTGACGCCGTGCTGAAGGCCTGGGAGGGCTGCGGCTACTACGCGCGGGCGAGAAACCTGCACCGGGCGGCGGGGATCATCGCGCAGGAAGGTTTCCCGGCGCATTACGCGGGCTGGCGGGCGCTGCCGGGCGTGGGGCCGTACACGGCGGCGGCGGTGGCGAGCCTCTCGGGGGGGGAGGCCCGCGCCGTGAACGACGGCAACGTGCGGCGGGTGCTGGCCCGGCTGGGCGGCGAGCGCCAGCCGACTGAACGCTGGGTCCAGGCCCGCGCCGACGAACTGCTCGACCCCGCCCGCCCCGGCGCCTGGAACGAAGCGGTGATGGACCTGGGCGCGACGGTCTGCACGCCCAAAAACCCGAAGTGCCCGGAATGCCCGGTCTCGGCATCGTGTGCGGCCCTCGCCTCGGGCGACCCGGCGGCCTTTCCGGCGCCCAAGGTCCGGGCGGAGGTGCGCGAGGTCCGCGCGGTGGCCCTGCTGCTGGGCGACACGCAGGCCGCCGTGCTCGAACGCCGCGAGGGAACCCTCCTCGGCGGCCTGATGGGCCTGCCCACCCAGTTGCTCGCCCCGGATGAGCTACCGGCGGCGGCCCTGGAGCGTCTCGCCGCCCGCCTCGGCGCCCGCGTGACCGGCGAACTGGGCACCGTCACCCATACCATGACCCACCGCCGCGTGACCCTGAGCGTGTACGGCGGTGAGGGCGGCCCCCCGCGTACCCCCGTCGCCGCCGAGGCCCTTTCCCGGCTGGACCACAAGGCGCTGGCGCTGTGGGAGCGGCGGGAGGGGTCGCTGTTCGCCGAGAGGAAGAGCTGAAAAAGGGAGTTCGAGAAGGCCGAGGCGTCAGGCGGGGAGGTGCGGAGGGCGGCCTGTTCTCCTACGAAACTGTGGAGGTCTGCTTCGTAGCGCTGGGACGCCAGGCCAGCTCACCCCCTCCCAACCTCCCCCCTCAAGGGGGAGGAGCACAAGTGCTCAAGCTGAAGCCTTTCAAAAACGGGTACAGCGGATGCCGCACAGGAACACGCCGACAGAGGCCGCACCAAGATCAAACATTCCGTTCGACGACCACGCCCCACCAGCGCCGCCCGTGTGTCCTTGCCCAGCGCAGTGTTGCTCCCCTGCCCCCTTTGGAGGACTCGCAGAGCTGCTTGCAGAGGGGCTGGGGGTGGGGGCAAACCGAAGCAAGACACCCTGCCCCTTTTGGAGGAGTTCCCCTCTCCCCCTACGCGCTACACTGACGCCCGTCATGAGCCGCAAGCCCGTCAAAACCGCCCTCCGCACCGCCAAAAAGACGCGGGACGCGGCGCGCGGCGCCCTGCTGTGGGGCTACGAGCGGCGCCTGGCCCGCGAGGTCCGCGCGCACGGCAAGCTGCCCCGCCACCTGGGCCTGATTCTCGACGGCAACCGCCGCTTTGCCCGCGCCAGCGGCATGCAGCGCGAGCTGGGGCACACCTTCGGCGCCGACAAGGCCCACGAGGTGCTGCAATGGTGCCTGGAACTGGGCATTCCGGCGGCCACCATCTGGGTGCTGTCCACCGACAACGCGGGGCGCGACCCCGGGGAACTCGCCCACATCCTCAGCCTGCTGGAGCGCGAGGCCCGCAACCTCGCCACCGATCCACGCATCCACGCCAACCGGGTGCGGGTGCGGGCCATCGGGCAGCACGAGGCCTTTCCGCCGCAGGTGCTGGGCGCCCTGCGCGAGCTGGAGGAAAAGACGGCCGGGTACGACGGGATGCTGCTGAACATCGCCGTGGGGTACGGGGGCCGCGAGGAGATCGTGGACGCGGTCAAGCAGCACCTGACCGCGCAGGCCCAGGCGGGCCACACGCTGGCCGAGGTGGCCGAGACGCTGGAACCGGAACACATCAGCGCGCACCTCTACACGGCGGGCACGCCCGACCCCGATTTCATCATCCGCACCAGCGGCGAGATCCGCCTCAGCGGCTTCATGCTGTGGCAAAGCGTGTATTCGGAGTTCTACTTCTGCGACGTGTACTGGCCGGGCTTCCGGCGGGTGGACTTCCTGCGCGCCCTGCGCGACTTTCAGGGCCGCGACCGCCGCTTCGGGCGCTGATCTGCTGGGCCTCCCCGCGCCTCAGCGGGCGCGCAGGGTCGCCTCGGTGGTCATGCGGTAGGTGAGCTGCACCTGCTGGCCGCCCGGCTCGGTCATGGTGACGCGCATCCGCATGATCTGAGCGGCGCTGCCGCCGACCGGCAGACCATCCGCACGAAAGAGGTTGGTGGTGGTCATCCGGCTGCCCTGTGACAGCAGCTCGGCCCGGAAGCTCAGCGCGGCTGCCTCGCCCTGGCCCCGGACGCTGATCGCCCAGTCGCCAAAGGTGGTGGTGGTGTCGAAGACATGCTGGCGGGCCGCGTTCAGGCCCCGGTAGGTGGTCGTGGTCCGCCCGGTCAGGGGCGAGGCCTGCACGTTCGCGAAGGCGGCGGGGCCCTCCCCGAGCGCGGCGCCCAGACCGCCGAACAGGCCCGCCAGCAGGGCCTGCATGTCCACCGTGGCCGTGGCAGTCCGCGCCTGACCGGGCACCAGCGGCCGCCCGTAGAACCCCTCCAGGCCGCCGCCCTGCCCGAGTTGCTGGCGCAGTATCTCCGGTTTCAAGCTACCGAAGACCTGTTGCAAGGCGGGGTTGTCGCTCTCGATCCGCAGGTCGGTCAGGGCGCCGTCGGGGCGCAGGGTCTGGAGGATGCGGATATTGACGTCCCCCTGTCCTGGCAGCGCCACCACGACCGT from Deinococcus budaensis encodes:
- a CDS encoding cbb3-type cytochrome c oxidase subunit I; the encoded protein is MTTSPLPTRSRPAAAPPPGAASTAARQAPPIADAAYLASLKKVTQYYVVTAFLALFVGVLIGPLQALNYGGINVYELPIIRNLLKSYYQGLSLHGVLNALVFTQFFISGWMLYLPVRDLGMRINMRFAWFTYALMTLGLLLAAVPLLTNRSTLLYTFYPPMQGDALFYIGAAIMVGSSLLVVGQVVNMWLRWKRENPGRVTPLVAFMSVSVWMMWAVASLGIVIEVVVLLIPWSLGLVGGVDPLLSKTLFWWTGHAIVYFWVLPAYISWYAFVPRHAGGRTVSEPLTRLTFVLFLLNSVPVGLHHQYSDPNISVLWKTLHMFLTFLIAVPSLLTAFSVTASLEDGARARGGRGLVGWVTKLPWGNAIFSAQVLAMISFILGGAGGIVNASSTFAGVVHNTAWIPGHFHITVGTATTLSFMGIALWLIPHLTGKRLPSMRLASWAVWTWFVGMMVFALGMHWQGLYGVTRRALVSATAQDVYRDMPIGLPVALTAISGVILLVSAILYFYVLFKMLLSKRVDNGEVSAPIPYSEKISPAGENLATAGKLVRYTEPLMALWLLTLVLVLMMYGPVLGRMIANLQLVPGWRLY
- a CDS encoding c-type cytochrome — encoded protein: MSEDRSFSGREIAAVLTFVVLAGATALVSYRSGLNVAGGSGGAEVAAAVASAPVNGQALYVGNCAGCHGAQAQGGVGPGLANSAAWSEADFQAAVLHGKGAGGRTLAPVMPRFAEAGLDGKDATPEQIGAIHAYVKGL
- the mutY gene encoding A/G-specific adenine glycosylase, yielding MTPSPTDLPALRAALLAWFDRSGRALPWRVGPEGGRDPYRVWVSEVLLQQTQVARGRVYFERFMEAFPTVEALASAPIDAVLKAWEGCGYYARARNLHRAAGIIAQEGFPAHYAGWRALPGVGPYTAAAVASLSGGEARAVNDGNVRRVLARLGGERQPTERWVQARADELLDPARPGAWNEAVMDLGATVCTPKNPKCPECPVSASCAALASGDPAAFPAPKVRAEVREVRAVALLLGDTQAAVLERREGTLLGGLMGLPTQLLAPDELPAAALERLAARLGARVTGELGTVTHTMTHRRVTLSVYGGEGGPPRTPVAAEALSRLDHKALALWERREGSLFAERKS
- a CDS encoding isoprenyl transferase, coding for MSRKPVKTALRTAKKTRDAARGALLWGYERRLAREVRAHGKLPRHLGLILDGNRRFARASGMQRELGHTFGADKAHEVLQWCLELGIPAATIWVLSTDNAGRDPGELAHILSLLEREARNLATDPRIHANRVRVRAIGQHEAFPPQVLGALRELEEKTAGYDGMLLNIAVGYGGREEIVDAVKQHLTAQAQAGHTLAEVAETLEPEHISAHLYTAGTPDPDFIIRTSGEIRLSGFMLWQSVYSEFYFCDVYWPGFRRVDFLRALRDFQGRDRRFGR